Proteins encoded within one genomic window of Apis mellifera strain DH4 linkage group LG1, Amel_HAv3.1, whole genome shotgun sequence:
- the LOC551731 gene encoding rho GTPase-activating protein 190 yields MARKSDNIKTINVAIVGLSGTEKDKGQVGVGKSCLCNRFMRSLNDDYNVDHISVLSQSDFSGRVVNNDHFLYWGEVTKTAEDGTEYQFQVIEHTEFIDDASFQPFKGGKMEPYAKRCAATKITSAEKLMYICKNQLGIEKEYEQKVLPDGKLNIDGFLCVFDVSVVPNRSIEKQVEIVANILNNLMKTKKPIVLVTTKNDDANEQYVKEAEKLVMRKEYKGSILIIETSAHENINIDLAFMILAQLIDKTKMRSKVIPFAEAARARKELLDASTESLQRLIRIHVTDYRALWSQASKKLAQHKEFSTFVELFGIDATQRLFRRHIKKLKDEQVAKKIQGYLDMLPDILHEICPDITNLINEEWSAVQQYIKEHPDFHQYFYECPEDIPWIDCDFGENNGTKIPYDVLETPEAETVFKNHINVLQQEQRRLELPKRWKKQFKQLLEETGYVTPGKHLSEVRVLFMGRECFEALSHHDCQEIYDQHQKEIIEKAKHNFQELLLEHADLFYHFKSIAPSGTITQDDIKEITDALVDDFRYKALDRLDQDRKLMLFQHLGFVHCPIREHCPAYPNCMDALIERILGTKAHRPSSWNHSSQWQLTSDNNQLNLVILGSNGLGEEFAREIRAQTEDDEVEIDCQLYTLGYRIIDGDVGLPHNSFTTSDFMPHGSFCIYANEDSFEYIRSSLEKTLLSNLEQEDRLPFQGLPIVIMFVPESTIDEMEAIRLRKEGQNLADSLQCPFIDVCIEDLEQDKRFPTLLVKDALQQLIQSINHRAGFLNIYQSVIECLEPDIRIIMCMFCGDPYSVENVLGPLLNHQCCFLSGDRSIVLETFLGESKRRVEVIISSFHGANAFRDELVHGFILVYSTKRKASLATLNAFSMNIPNLPIQIMAVTDTGGANAFFSNDLSHLLITEGNAIADKLQAHFMTSASSCQQKTAFYTPFFKEVWEKKPEIEQAFNMEEPGNLNDSGEGTLEYSALHPMPPPRHESYHLQTPDDGMSVTFRSGSESYEQLTPDGDLGDTGLNEQFADNRATPSDDSDIYSQVDFYREERERDLLKPGDITNKLSGWVKDTFMPQDGVTNSYSHRAFTTGRRHISQAKPRPKGNSQTLKQPGKINLKDFSNVTDAIARMTVGEKDEHGSKISMGHAPLATPELDLGSEYAQVKDVVQSLYPYDGDYMYASVQDSVGNNKPKLRHRREKGQPSYSDSDSEWSSLERQRIADISGKANKKPPSHKRIRKKRTPIFVASPKVPSSMGSGDSIGLNYNVKEIKPRINPTERESSETNSSESSDPEHTSRLRAKHNKHTTAAISRRKFGNSLPQQHPTSNKEMFSASYESSLDVSSPREINSPSVKDGDKLNRKKDKQKAKEDEKLEKRRQKEEKLKKHAEKEKEREKKKQEKTKQTKGPSSTLSLSQMQQPLIEDFAQSETNRIPLFLEKCVQFIEDEGLDSEGIYRVPGNRAHVELLFQKFEEDGNVDIHSLDIPVNAVATALKDFFSKRLPPLIDKERMSELEDISGARGISKPMSATCMNMEDRSCRLLALRLMLNKLKPVNFDVLKFIFHHFVKVAENCKLNSMDSKNLAICWWPTLLPIEFNDLGRFEAMRPYLEDVVQTMIDQYPFLFCGEEAIVMV; encoded by the exons ATGGCAAGAAAAAGTGATAATATCAAAACCATCAATGTTGCTATTGTTGGTCTTTCTGGTACAGAGAAAGATAAGGGGCAAGTTGGTGTGGGAAAATCATGTCTGTGTAATCGTTTTATGCGTTCTTTGAACGATGATTATAATGTGGACCATATATCAGTGTTATCAcag tcAGATTTTAGTGGTCGGGTGGTGAATAATGATCATTTCCTATATTGGGGTGAAGTTACAAAAACAGCAGAAGATGGAAcagaatatcaatttcaagtAATAGAACATACAGAATTTATAGATGATGCATCTTTTCAACCTTTTAAAGGTGGTAAAATGGAACCTTATGCAAAAAGATGTGCAGCCACAAAAATTACTAGTGCAGAAAAGCTTAtgtatatttgcaaaaatcaaTTAGgcatagaaaaagaatatgaacAAAAAGTTTTACCAGATGGTAAATTAAACATTGATGGCTTTTTGTGTGTATTTGATGTAAGTGTTGTACCAAATAGATCTATAGAAAAACAGGTTGAAATAGTagcaaatatattgaataatttaatgaaaactaaaaaaccaatagttttgGTAACAACCAAAAATGATGATGCTAATGAACAATATGTAAAAGAAGCTGAAAAATTAGTGATGCGTAAAGAATACAAAGGttccatattaataattgaaacatctgcacatgaaaatataaatattgatttggcATTTATGATTTTGGCTCAATTGATTGATAAAACCAAAATGCGAAGTAAAGTTATTCCATTTGCGGAAGCGGCAAGAGCTAGAAAGGAATTATTAGATGCATCAACAGAATCTTTACAAAGATTGATTCGAATACATGTTACTGATTATAGAGCATTGTGGTCTCAAGCATCTAAAAAATTAGCTCAACACAAAGAATTTTCAACATTTGTTGAATTATTTGGTATTGATGCAACTCAAAGATTATTTAGgagacatattaaaaaattgaaagatgaaCAAGTAGCAAAAAAAATCCAAGGATATTTGGATATGTTACCTGATATTCTTCATGAAATATGTCCTGATATAACAAATTTGATCAATGA agAATGGTCTGCAGtacaacaatatataaaagaacatcctgattttcatcaatatttctATGAATGTCCTGAGGATATCCCATGGATTGATTGTGATTTTGGTGAAAACAATGGAACAAAAATTCCTTATGATGTCTTAGAAACACCAGAAGCTGAAActgttttcaaaaatcatataaatgtaTTGCAACAGGAACAGCGGCGATTAGA ACTTCCTAAAAG ATGGAAAAAACAGTTTAAACAGTTATTGGAAGAAACTGGTTATGTTACACCTGGAAAACATTTATCTGAAGTTAGAGTTCTTTTTATGGGTAGAGAATGTTTTGAAGCTCTTTCTCACCATGATTGTCAAGAAATATATGATCAAcatcaaaaagaaattattgaaaaagcaAAACATAATTTCCAG gaACTATTGCTAGAACATGCTGATTTATTCTATCATTTCAAAAGTATAGCACCATCTGGTACTATAACACAAgatgatattaaagaaattacagATGCATTAGTGGATGATTTtag ATATAAAGCCTTAGATAGATTAGATcaagatagaaaattaatgcTATTTCAACATTTGGGTTTTGTACATTGTCCTATAAGAGAACATTGTCCAGCTTATCCAAATTGTATGGATGCACTTATAGAACGAATACTTGGAACAAAAGCTCACAG accTTCTTCATGGAATCACAGTAGTCAGTGGCAATTAACATctgataataatcaattaaatttagttaTACTTGGAAGCAATGGACTTGGTGAGGAATTCGCTCGTGAAATAAGAGCACAAACAGAAGATGATGAAGTAGAAATTGATTGTCAGTTGTATACGCTTGGATATCGAATAATCGATGGTGATGTTGGATTACCACATAATTCATTTACTACTTCAGACTTCATGCCTCatg gttcattttgtatttatgcaaatgaggattcatttgaatatattcgtTCTTCTTTAGAAAAAACTTTATTGTCGAATTTAGAACAAGAAGATAGATTACCATTTCAAGGATTACCTATTGTTATTATGTTTGTACCAGAGTCAACAATAGATGAAATGGAAGCAATACGACTTAGGAAAGAGGGTCAAAATCTTGCTGATag TTTGCAGTGTCCATTTATTGATGTTTGCATAGAAGATTTGGAGCAAGATAAAAGATTTCCTACTTTACTTGTGAAAGATGCATTACAGCAACTTATACAATCTATAAATCACAGAGctggttttttaaatatttaccaaaGTGTTATTGAATGTTTAGAACCAGATATtag aataataatgtgTATGTTCTGTGGAGATCCATACTCTGTGGAAAACGTACTTGGTCCCTTACTCAATCATCAATGTTGTTTTCTTAGTGGTGATCGATCGATTGTTTTAGAAACATTTCTAGGAGAATCGAAACGAAGAGTTGAAGttattatttcaagttttCACGGAGCAAATGCATTTAGAGATGAATTAGTACATGGTTTTATACTCGTTTATTctacaaaaagaaaagcatCACTTGCAACTCTTAA CGCATTTTCTATGAATATACCAAATTTACCAATACAAATAATGGCTGTGACTGATACTGGAGGTGCTAATGCTTTCTTCAGTAATGATTTAAGTCATTTACTTATCACAGAGGGAAATGCAATTGCGGATAAATTGCAAGCACATTTTATGACTTCGGCATCTAGTTGCCAACAAAAAA CGGCATTCTATACACCATTCTTTAAAGAAGTATGGGAAAAGAAACCCGAAATTGAACAGGCATTTAATATGGAAGAACCAGGTAATCTAAATGATAGCGGTGAAGGAACTTTGGAATATTCTGCATTACATCCTATGCCACCACCACGTCACGAAAGTTATCACCTTCAAACACCAGATGATGG TATGTCTGTAACTTTCAGAAGTGGTTCTGAATCTTATGAACAATTAACTCCCGATGGTGATCTTGGAGATACAGGATTAAACGAGCAGTTTGCAGACAATAGAGCTACACCTAGTGATGATAGTGATATTTATAGCCAAGTAGATTTTtatagagaagaaagagaaagagatttgTTAAAACCAGGAGATATTACAAACAAATTATCTG gATGGGTGAAAGATACATTTATGCCTCAAGATGGAGTAACTAATAGTTACTCTCACAGAGCTTTCACAACAGGTAGAAGACATATTTCTCAGGCAAAGCCGCGTCCAAAAGGAAACAGTCAAACTTTAAAACAACctggtaaaataaatttgaaagatttttcaaatgtgACGGATGCTATAGCTAGAATGACAGTAGGAGAAAAAGATGAACATGGTTCTAAAATAAGTATGGGTCATGCTCCACTTGCTACTCCTGAATTAGATCTAGGTTCCGAATATGCGCAAGTAAAAGATGTTGTACAAAGTTTATATCCTTATGATGGTGATTATATGTATGCCTCAGTACAAGATTCTGTCGGAAATAATAAGCCCAAGTTACGTCATAGACGTGAAAAAGGACAACCTT catACAGTGATTCTGATTCTGAATGGAGTTCTTTGGAAAGACAAAGAATTGCTGATATTTCAGgtaaagcaaataaaaaacCACCATCGCATAAAAGGATACGAAAAAAACGTACACCTATATTTGTTGCGTCACCTAAAGTACCATCTAGTATGGGAAGTGGAGATAGCATTGGtttgaattataatgttaaagaaataaaaccgCGAATAAATCCCACAGAAAGAg AATCCAGTGAAACAAATTCTTCTGAATCAAGTGATCCAGAACATACTTCAAGATTGAGAGCCAAACATAATAAGCATACTACTGCTGCTATCTCACGaaggaaatttggaaattcatTACCACAACAACATCCAACTTCCAATAAAGAGATGTTTAGTGCTTCCT ATGAATCCAGTTTAGATGTTTCATCTCCACGAGAAATTAATTCTCCCAGT gtCAAAGATGGCGATAAGTTAAATAGGAAAAAGGATAAACAAAAAGCAAAAGAAGATGAGAAGTTAGAAAAGCGTcgtcaaaaagaagaaaagttaaaaaaacatgcggaaaaggaaaaggaaagagagaaaaaaaagcaagaaaaaacaaaacaaactaAAGGTCCTAGTTCAACATTAAGTCTGAGTCAAATGCAACAACcattaattgaagattttgCACAAAGTGAAACAAATCGAATACCtctatttcttgaaaaatgtgTGCAATTTATTGAAGATGAAGGATTAGATTCTGAAGGTATATATAGGGTTCCTGGAAATAGAGCACACGTTGAACTCctttttcaaaagtttgaaGAAG ACGGAAATGTGGACATACATTCGTTGGATATACCAGTAAATGCTGTTGCAACTGCTTTGAAAGATTTCTTCTCAAAAAGGCTACCACcattaattgataaagaaCGAATGAGCGAACTTGAGGATATCTCgg GTGCTCGTGGTATTAGCAAACCAATGTCTGCAACATGTATGAATATGGAAG ATCGAAGCTGCAGATTATTAGCATTACGTTTGATGCTTAACAAATTGAAGCCAGTTAATTTTGATgtacttaaatttatttttcatcattttgtaAA agtgGCTGAAAATTGTAAGCTGAACAGTATGGATAGTAAAAATTTGGCAATCTGCTGGTGGCCTACTTTATTACCAATAGAATTTAACGATCTTGGCAGATTCGAAGCAATGAGACCATACTTGGAAGACGTTGTTCAAACAATGATAGATCAATATCCTTTCTTATTTTGTGGTGAAGAAGCTATCGTAATGGTGTAG